The following are from one region of the Acipenser ruthenus chromosome 19, fAciRut3.2 maternal haplotype, whole genome shotgun sequence genome:
- the LOC117424156 gene encoding sodium-coupled neutral amino acid transporter 7-like, translating into MSRTDVAINSDYNDLGWREDAGERAWLLQSPSVESEPKSDSKEPTGGTSSIGAVFIVVNAALGAGLLNFPAAFNTAGGVTCGVVLQMCMLVFIIAGLVVLAYCSQVSNESTYQEVVRAVCGRVPGVLCDVAIVVYTFGTCIAFLIIIGDQLDKLIGAMAHESEGEVSTSWYTDRKFTISLTSILLILPLSIPKEIGFQKYASALSVIGTWYVTIVIIIKYIWPDKEITPGYIPTSPSSWTAVFNAMPTICFGFQCHVSSVPVFNSMKRPEIRPWGCVVTVGMIICLFVYTGTGVCGFLTFGSNVNQDVLLSYPSNDIPVAVARAFIVVCVLTSYPILHFCGRAVLEGLWLRFRGEPVEVDVTRERRRRVLQTVVWFSLTLLLALFIPDIGRVISLIGGLAACFIFIFPGLCLIQAKLSEIQEVKPASWWALVSYGIFMVTLGAFIFGQTTTNAIYRDVIHQNTE; encoded by the exons ATGTCCCGCACTGACGTAGCGATCAACAGTGACTATAATGACTTGGGCTGGAGAGAGGATGCGGGGGAGAGAGCCTGGCTGCTCCAGAGCCCCAGTGTGGAGAGCGAGCCCAAGAGTGACAGCAAGGAGCCCACGGGGGGCACCTCCTCCATCGGAGCCGTCTTCATCGTGGTGAACGCTGCCCTGGGGGCCGGCCTCCTCAACTTCCCGGCAGCTTTCAACACAGCGGGCGGAGTCACCTGTGGAGTAGTCCTGCAGATG TGCATGCTGGTATTCATCATCGCCGGGCTGGTGGTCCTGGCCTACTGCTCCCAGGTCAGCAACGAGAGCACCTACCAGGAGGTGGTGCGGGCCGTGTGTGGGCGTGTCCCGGGTGTGCTCTGTGACGTCGCCATCGTCGTCTACACCTTCGGAACCTGCATCGCCTTCCTCATCATCATCGGGGACCAGCTGGATAAGC TGATCGGAGCCATGGCCCACGAGTCAGAAGGGGAGGTGAGCACCAGCTGGTACACAGACCGCAAATTCACCATCAGCCTGACCTCCATCCTGCTAattctccctctctccatccccaAGGAGATCGGCTTCCAGAAGTATGCCAG TGCCCTGAGTGTGATTGGAACCTGGTACGTCACCATTGTTATCATCATCAAGTACATCTGGCCGGATAAGGAGATCACACCCGGGTACATCCCTACCAG CCCTTCCTCGTGGACCGCAGTGTTCAACGCCATGCCAACCATATGCTTCGGATTCCAG TGCCATGTGAGCAGCGTGCCCGTGTTCAACAGCATGAAGAGGCCGGAGATAAGGCCCTGGGGCTGCGTGGTGACGGTCGGCATGATCATCTGTCTCTTCGTCTACACTGGCACAG ggGTGTGTGGGTTCTTGACGTTCGGCTCCAACGTGAACCAGGACGTGCTGCTGTCCTACCCCTCCAACGACATCCCAGTGGCCGTCGCCCGAGCCTTCATCGTCGTCTGTGTGCTCACCTCCTACCCGATCCTGCACTTCTGCGGCAG GGCGGTGCTGGAGGGGCTCTGGCTGCGGTTCCGGGGCGAGCCCGTGGAGGTGGATGTGACTCGGGAGCGGCGGCGGCGAGTTCTGCAGACCGTGGTGTGGTTCTCACTGACCCTCCTACTGGCGCTGTTCATCCCTGACATCGGGCGTGTCATCTCCCTCATCGGGGGGCTGGCAGCCtgcttcatcttcatcttcccaG GGCTGTGTCTGATTCAGGCCAAACTGTCAGAGATCCAGGAAGTCAAACCTGCAAG CTGGTGGGCGCTGGTGTCCTACGGCATCTTCATGGTCACTCTGGGGGCCTTCATCTTCGGCCAGACCACCACCAATGCCATATACCGAGACGTCATCCACCAGAACACAGAATAA
- the LOC117424293 gene encoding calretinin-like isoform X1: MANKQQPPFLHLAELTSSQFLDIWKHFDSDGNGYIEGKELENFFTELEKARRGAGVGGPSSNVSEKMKEFMQKFDKNADGRIELSELAQILPTEENFLLCFRQFVSSSSEFMEAWRKYDTDRSGYIEANELKDFLSDLLKKANRHYDDQKLQEYTQTILKMFDSNGDGKLGLSEMARLLPVQENFLLKFQGAKLNAEQFNAIFTFYDKDGNGYIDEQELDALLKDLYEKNKKQDMDIHNLTGYRQTIMSLSDGGKLYRKELEIVLCGAAIL; this comes from the exons ATGGCCAACAAACAACAGCCTCCTTTTCTACACCTGGCGGAACTGACATCCTCGCAGTTCCTGGATATTTGGAAGCACTTTGACTCCGACG GCAATGGGTACATCGAAGGGAAAGAGCTGGAGAACTTTTTCACAGAGTTGGAGAAGGcaaggagaggagcaggagtg GGAGGCCCAAGCTCCAATGTTTCGGAAAAAATGAAAGAATTCATGCAGAAATTCGACAAGAATGCTGATGGGAGAATTGAACTGTCGGAG CTGGCTCAGATTCTACCCACAGAAGAGAACTTCCTGCTGTGTTTTAGACAGTTTGTCAGCTCCAGCTCTGAGTTTATGGAG GCTTGGAGGAAGTATGACACTGACCGCAGTGGGTATATCGAAGCCAATGAACTCAAG GATTTCTTGTCAGACTTGTTAAAGAAGGCCAACAGGCACTACGATGATCAGAAGCTGCAAGAGTACACACAGACAATA CTCAAAATGTTTGATAGCAATGGAGACGGGAAGCTGGGACTGTCTGAAATGGCCCG GTTATTACCAGTCCAGGAAAACTTCCTTCTCAAATTCCAG GGAGCGAAATTAAATGCAGAACAGTTCAACGCAATATTCACATTCTACGACAAG GATGGCAACGGCTACATTGATGAGCAGGAGCTGGACGCACTGCTTAAAGACCTCTATGAGAAGAACAAGAAA CAGGACATGGACATCCACAACCTGACTGGCTACAGGCAGACCATCATGTCCCTGTCGGACGGGGGGAAGCTGTACCGCAAAGAGCTGGAGATCGTGCTGTGCGGAGCGGCCATTCTGTGA
- the LOC117424293 gene encoding calretinin-like isoform X2 — protein sequence MANKQQPPFLHLAELTSSQFLDIWKHFDSDGNGYIEGKELENFFTELEKARRGAGVGGPSSNVSEKMKEFMQKFDKNADGRIELSELAQILPTEENFLLCFRQFVSSSSEFMEAWRKYDTDRSGYIEANELKDFLSDLLKKANRHYDDQKLQEYTQTILKMFDSNGDGKLGLSEMARLLPVQENFLLKFQGAKLNAEQFNAIFTFYDKDGNGYIDEQELDALLKDLYEKNKKDMDIHNLTGYRQTIMSLSDGGKLYRKELEIVLCGAAIL from the exons ATGGCCAACAAACAACAGCCTCCTTTTCTACACCTGGCGGAACTGACATCCTCGCAGTTCCTGGATATTTGGAAGCACTTTGACTCCGACG GCAATGGGTACATCGAAGGGAAAGAGCTGGAGAACTTTTTCACAGAGTTGGAGAAGGcaaggagaggagcaggagtg GGAGGCCCAAGCTCCAATGTTTCGGAAAAAATGAAAGAATTCATGCAGAAATTCGACAAGAATGCTGATGGGAGAATTGAACTGTCGGAG CTGGCTCAGATTCTACCCACAGAAGAGAACTTCCTGCTGTGTTTTAGACAGTTTGTCAGCTCCAGCTCTGAGTTTATGGAG GCTTGGAGGAAGTATGACACTGACCGCAGTGGGTATATCGAAGCCAATGAACTCAAG GATTTCTTGTCAGACTTGTTAAAGAAGGCCAACAGGCACTACGATGATCAGAAGCTGCAAGAGTACACACAGACAATA CTCAAAATGTTTGATAGCAATGGAGACGGGAAGCTGGGACTGTCTGAAATGGCCCG GTTATTACCAGTCCAGGAAAACTTCCTTCTCAAATTCCAG GGAGCGAAATTAAATGCAGAACAGTTCAACGCAATATTCACATTCTACGACAAG GATGGCAACGGCTACATTGATGAGCAGGAGCTGGACGCACTGCTTAAAGACCTCTATGAGAAGAACAAGAAA GACATGGACATCCACAACCTGACTGGCTACAGGCAGACCATCATGTCCCTGTCGGACGGGGGGAAGCTGTACCGCAAAGAGCTGGAGATCGTGCTGTGCGGAGCGGCCATTCTGTGA